In one window of Gadus chalcogrammus isolate NIFS_2021 chromosome 12, NIFS_Gcha_1.0, whole genome shotgun sequence DNA:
- the mettl13 gene encoding eEF1A lysine and N-terminal methyltransferase: MCIVPVGSHRIVVKSEFSVWSFPVPQGKESDWQYGSSEGRSQLAASANFKRLVIVAMHRDQLYTDMQAVQAELSQMVMELAPPGMPENQQVPFLSVGGELGWREVISRGVSELSGDYCVEDVRGEDGQLYRRLVFLSNAGLVQSEGRLISTEAASDQRKKSKKKVKQTALPAASTGSLHVDSGFLCCAHHEVMIAGLTMLGVGAQQNIDCPVSVLMVGLGGGALAQFLRDFVPGVTVEVVELDPVVLELAKGYFAFRSDDRLTVTLGDGLERINALEKEGGCLLDVIMFDVDSKDSTVGMSCPPSAFVETSFLEKVRNLLTPKGVFMLNLVCRDSVLRKTVLERLRGTFSQMFSRKIAGEVNEVLLCCRGDWATEENSSPPPLPSAKAAKILQAALCNHTAGRASGPHIDIIDLLKDLKIA; encoded by the exons ATGTGCATTGTCCCTG TGGGCTCGCATCGCATTGTTGTGAAATCAGAATTTTCTGTTTGGTCCTTCCCAGTGCCGCAAGGTAAAGAGTCTGACTGGCAGTATGGATCCAGTGAGGGCCGGAGCCAGCTCGCCGCTAGCGCCAACTTCAAGCGGCTGGTTATTGTGGCAATGCACAGGGACCAGCTTTACACTGACATGCAGGCTGTGCAGGCAGAGCTCTCCCAGATGGTGATGGAACTAGCTCCCCCCGGCATGCCAGAAAACCAGCAG GTACCCTTTCTGTCAGTGGGTGGGGAGCTCGGCTGGAGGGAAGTGATCAGCCGGGGCGTCAGTGAGCTGAGTGGGGACTACTGTGTGGAGGAcgtgaggggggaggatggaCAGCTGTACCGCAGACTGGTGTTCCTTTCCAATGCAGGCCTCGTCCAATCAGAGGGACGCCTCATCTCCACTGAGGCCG CATCGGATCAGAGAAAGAAGAGCAAGAAGAAGGTGAAGCAGACTGCTCTTCCAGCAGCCTCCACAGGCTCCCTCCACGTTGACAGTGGCTTCCTGTGCTGTGCTCACCATGAGGTCATGATCGCTGGCCTCACCATGCTGGGTGTGGGAGCACAACAAAACATAG aCTGTCCTGTATCAGTGCTCATGGTGGGGCTGGGAGGTGGGGCCTTGGCTCAGTTCCTGCGGGACTTTGTGCCGGGGGtcacggtggaggtggtggagcttGACCCTGTGGTGCTGGAACTGGCCAAGGGCTACTTTGCTTTCCGCTCAGACGACCGGCTAACGGTGACCCTGGGAGACGGCCTAGAGCGCATCAACGCCCTAGAGAAAGAAG GTGGTTGTTTATTAGATGTTATCATGTTTGATGTGGACAGCAAAGACTCTACTGTGGGTATGAGCTGTCCCCCTAGTGCCTTTGTAGAAACATCTTTCCTCGAGAAAGTTCGTAACCTGCTAACCCCAAAAG GCGTCTTCATGCTGAATCTTGTGTGTCGGGACTCAGTCTTGAGGAAGACCGTGCTGGAGCGGCTGCGCGGCACTTTCTCCCAAATGTTTTCCCGGAAGATTGCAGGGGAAGTCAACGAGGTACTGCTCTGCTGCCGTGGCGACTGGGCGACCGAGGAAAACTCTTCTCCCCCGCCTTTGCCCTCGGCCAAGGCAGCCAAGATCCTGCAGGCTGCACTCTGCAACCACACGGCCGGAAGAGCCTCAGGCCCTCATATAGACATCATCGACTTGTTAAAGGACCTCAAAATTGCATAA